TGTCAAGATTGTTTGTCATCTTAAATTTTAAcgtaaataataaaacaaaaccagaccTGAATTCAAGAGAACATTGTTGATTTTTagtaataaacaagttttctgcTCCACAGATCAAGGTTTGGCTACCAGACTGTGATCCAGTGGTGATCAGCTGTTTTTGCAACCTTTCATTCAGTACATCTCCTAAGCATCTGCTCTCCAGTATCTGTCACCAGATAGCTCACAAATATGAGGAGCAGTCACTCAGCCAGCTGCAGCCTGAGTCCTGGCCCTGCAAAAACCCAAATGAATGCAGCTGTAAGACTAACTACACCTCAATATCTGCTGTGGATCCTCACGACGACTGCCACCATGGAAAACAGATCTGTGATAGTGACCCAGGTTTCTGTGAAACACCAGATTCTCAAGGACTCAATTCTAGCGTCATAAAAGTGGATGTGTCTCTGTCTGAACTTGAAGAGCATCTTGTGTTCATTCTAACCCAACTTCCTTCCGCAAAACATCCTCTTGTTCTCATCCTCGATGGCTTGGATCAACTGGAAAACAACGTTGGTGCTCAGATTATCAGCAGCATCCCTTCCCCGCTCCCGGATGCTGTCAAACTCATTATCACAGTCTCCTCCAGCAGAACAGGTCTCCTGCAAGCCATCAAGCTACACTATCCCCAGCAAGGCAGTCGTTCTTCCTCTGCATCAGATGACGACAGTGAGGAGCAGAGTGGATGTGCTTCTATACAGCTCCAATCAGAGGACAGGAAACAATGTGCAAAGCTTTTGGAATCGCTGCTAAACAGTTCAGGAAGAAAGGTGACATCAGGACAACAAGCGCTGGTGAACCAGGCGCTGACCTCCTGCTCTCTTCCTCTCTATGTCCGACTCCTACATGCACACACTTCACTGTGGCACTCTGGtatgactaaaacaaaaactacttGTTCCTACAGAAAACGGCACCCTGTTGAATGTGGTTTTCTATGTAATATGTAGTTTGTTCTTGATAGGATTTCACAAACCGAAGAACTGAAAGTTTTAAGGATGTTATGGAAATTATTCTAAAGTTTACctaataaatagaaatatgcctcagcttttctgtgttttgtgcatatgcactttaaaaacatatttttcttctcaatGATTTTGTCATTAAAAGATTTCAGCAAATTATTTAGTTGTAATTTCTTTCAGGCTTTGTACACAAATTACAATTTATGTTGCTTAATCAACTGTTCATGGGGTGTTCTTGCATCTACATTAGTACCagcagtgaaaacattttatatctaATTTGTCTTTTCTTATCAGATTCAGATGTGAACGAATCGTCTCTCCCGGATGGCGTCCATTCGTCTATTTCAGCTCTCTTGGATCACTTGGAACAGAAGCACGGCTCGTCCCTGATGGCTCGTTTGGCCTCATATGTCTCCCTCTCCAGGACCGGCCTCTGTGAGTCGGAGCTTGTGGATCTGCTGTCCTGTAATTATGACAGCCCAGCTGAATGTGGAGGACCAATTTCACATGTTGACGTTGAGAGGCTTCTTATGGATTTGAAAAACTTTCTAATCAAGCGGCCAATCGCTGATTTTCAGGTTCTGTTTTGGGTGAGCCGGCATTTCAAGCTTGTCGTGACTAAAAGATATCTGGGCACTCACGGAGTGAGGAGGAAAATCCATTCAGAGATGGTGGACTATTTCAGTGGAAGACGGGTTGGTAGAAATGAAAAACCATTTGTTGTAAGTCTTGCATCTGAACCAGAACATGAACAAGTGAGTCAACCATTTATTTTCCCTGTTACTGAAGATGTTTGTCGGGTAAACATGAGAAAGATCCTAGAGTTGCCGCATCATTTGGAACAAAGTGGGAGGTTGGAAGAACTGGAACTTGAGTTGTTAATGTCTTTAGGGTTTCATCAAGCCATGGTTCAAGGTGACATGCTAAGTGATCTGGTAGCCATGTTAAAGGCGTATGAAGGCTCAACAAagtttttaagagaaaaatggCTTATAGCAAGCACATTAAAGTCCTCTGCTTGCTTCTTACAGAGCTCACCCCTGCAACTGCCTGAAGTGATGGAGACAAACCTCCTCCCTTACCTGGATGTTTTTCCTGCCTTTGAGGGATACATAAGAGACATCAGACAGTACAGGAAGAAGAAGGGAAAAGGAGTTGAATTGGTACTTTGTCCCACTCCCTGTTCCGTTCTCCCCATTTGCTATGTAGGACCCAATATTAAAACCAGAACAACCAGAGTCGCAGAAATTGCATGTACAGAATGTGATGTTGTGGCAGAGGTCATGGATGATGGTTCTGCCTGGATTTGGGATGGTTcaatttgtgatttttacaaGCTATCACTTATCCAGGATCAACAGGAGTTAAAGTTTGCAGGAGTTAAAAGTAACTGCAAATTCCTATTGCTTTCCACTCAATGCAGCAAACTCTTTGTGTGGGACGGGGCAAATCCACAGAGTCTTATAGAGGTGAAGGAATCTCTGAAACCGGAGTCTGAGTCAAGTCAAACTCTGAGTAAAATTGAAGGATTCATCTCATGTCAGGAAATTATATGCATCTGGAGGAAAAAGGAGagttttttcagtgtgtttgaTATTGGCAACAATACCTCTACTGGTTTTCATTGTGAGAGCTCTGTGATCTGTTTGGTTGCCTCCTTCAGGAGTTTCAGCCTTTACTGTGGACAAGAGGACGGCACAGTGTCAATATTTGATCTGACAACCAGCCGTCTTCTTGGCACCTGTTTAAACTCAACCAACAGTGCAATTATGCAGATAATCCTCTGTGAAGAGGAGCAAGAAATTGCATGTGTGGACAGGAGTGGGAGTGTAGCCTTGTGGGATGTTGCTGATAAAAAACAAGCACCCAAACTTCTCAAAGAAAACTTCAATCAGGGTAAGTCTTCCAGTATTCTCAACACAGATTATTCCAAAGCCACCAGCACTCTTTTAGTGTGTCAAATTCACCAGGTGACATTGTGGAATACATTTAACTGGGAGATGTGGGACCAGTTCTTGGCTCCGCAAGGGAAAGCCTTTTCTCAAGCGGTGCTCTCCCTGGATGGACACCTTTTCCTGGCTTTGTTGGACCATTTCACAATAATCTTGGTGTGGAGGGTCAGCACCGGTGATTGTGTCCTTTCTTTAGAAACAAACAGACAGCCCCTCTCGCTAATCAAAACAGCCTCAGATATTGTTTGCGTGAGTCATGATGGATGTCTGACAGTCTGGGACTCAGAGATGATCAATGCTGCAggtaaagcaacaaaaatgagGAGTGAAGTTAAAGGCATGGCAGTGGAGCAAACAGGAAAATGCTTCTACACCACAGATGGGTCAGAGAATGTCTGGAGGTGGAGTTTAGATGTTGGATTTCCACAATTTACCTTCCTGCATGCCGGCgatgtggaaaaaatacagCTTTCTCCAAACAACAGCcaccttctctctctctctgcagggGAAATTTACGTCTGGCAGACAGAAACAGGTGAGAACATTGTCCGTATCAACGGCGGCAGTTCTGCAGATGTGCTGATCACTCCCAGTAGTAAATTTGGAGTGAGCATTTCTAAGCATGGCCTCTCTCATGTTTGGAAGTTGCCACATGGAGCTATTGTGTGCAACATTCATCAGTACCTGTCAGACGCACAAGTATCAGCTGAGGGGACCTTTCTTGTTGGCCTCTGCAATGGAGACCTACTGGCTGCCAGCCTGTGGTCTGGTTCAATCAGCAAGCGCTTCTCATGTGTGGAAAACTCAGAGCATGTTGTTGCTTTCCAGTGTCTTTTAGACCATCCGAACTTTGTGGTGGTGCTGACTGCCTCTGGAGCGGTGTACACCTGGAAGCTGTCAGAGGAGACGGTATGCCGGCACTTTCAGCTGCCACGTAGGTTTCACTGTCAGCCACAAGACTTTCAAATGTTGCCTGATGGGAACTATGCATTGCTGTCCATTGATCATAACTCCATTAACTTCTTAGATCTATCTCGGGTCAGGTTGTGCTCCTTGAAAGCTGAGGGACCTGTCATCAAGGCTTGCTTGGACAAAACTGGGTGCTATGTTGTGTATGTATGCAATCCAAGTAGCCAGGAGCAGAGCTGTGCATGCTACCTGCACTCTAAGCTCATCCTTACAGTCGTGCGGCTTTCGGACAGAGAGAGAATAGGAAGCGTACATCTGCATAAGAATCCATCAGCCCTGACTGTTAGCAAGCAGCAAGGCGTGTT
Above is a window of Xiphophorus hellerii strain 12219 chromosome 18, Xiphophorus_hellerii-4.1, whole genome shotgun sequence DNA encoding:
- the LOC116707814 gene encoding NACHT and WD repeat domain-containing protein 2 isoform X2; protein product: MPSKGKGRHSSYSCCGSSSVKIYLCSNPEDSVIERRALREKVFPRFREHCRSLLALDVRLIDPFESSDPNCWPDTNTRQQLIEECRKNSAGPFLLALVGHQYGPACLPTQVEVSEFQLLLQESQQAGVGTRQLERVYQRDENAIPPSYHLTPAVKSICGPLREETEETENNMLCDEDLRTVLQTAVSLCVQSRRMSAERSQVFYRSALDSDLRFALENCPVLDIINRCMIYVHKVVNADGERGKQQRNTKLQPALKADPCEQTVLKTVPTPSELLSQLCDSFLPALLTSRQLILYTTTTECDRRHGYTTARRQAYADSLCQQVFSDLMALTDSSNIPQVRGQAHVIDAPSRERAEQEQLCCILAQFYKIILPEEEKISAYVKGMDQQRPLVVSGGPCTGKTVLIAHCAEQIKVWLPDCDPVVISCFCNLSFSTSPKHLLSSICHQIAHKYEEQSLSQLQPESWPCKNPNECSCKTNYTSISAVDPHDDCHHGKQICDSDPGFCETPDSQGLNSSVIKVDVSLSELEEHLVFILTQLPSAKHPLVLILDGLDQLENNVGAQIISSIPSPLPDAVKLIITVSSSRTGLLQAIKLHYPQQGSRSSSASDDDSEEQSGCASIQLQSEDRKQCAKLLESLLNSSGRKVTSGQQALVNQALTSCSLPLYVRLLHAHTSLWHSDSDVNESSLPDGVHSSISALLDHLEQKHGSSLMARLASYVSLSRTGLCESELVDLLSCNYDSPAECGGPISHVDVERLLMDLKNFLIKRPIADFQVLFWVSRHFKLVVTKRYLGTHGVRRKIHSEMVDYFSGRRVGRNEKPFVVSLASEPEHEQVSQPFIFPVTEDVCRVNMRKILELPHHLEQSGRLEELELELLMSLGFHQAMVQGDMLSDLVAMLKAYEGSTKFLREKWLIASTLKSSACFLQSSPLQLPEVMETNLLPYLDVFPAFEGYIRDIRQYRKKKGKGVELVLCPTPCSVLPICYVGPNIKTRTTRVAEIACTECDVVAEVMDDGSAWIWDGSICDFYKLSLIQDQQELKFAGVKSNCKFLLLSTQCSKLFVWDGANPQSLIEVKESLKPESESSQTLSKIEGFISCQEIICIWRKKESFFSVFDIGNNTSTGFHCESSVICLVASFRSFSLYCGQEDGTVSIFDLTTSRLLGTCLNSTNSAIMQIILCEEEQEIACVDRSGSVALWDVADKKQAPKLLKENFNQGKSSSILNTDYSKATSTLLVCQIHQVTLWNTFNWEMWDQFLAPQGKAFSQAVLSLDGHLFLALLDHFTIILVWRVSTGDCVLSLETNRQPLSLIKTASDIVCVSHDGCLTVWDSEMINAAGKATKMRSEVKGMAVEQTGKCFYTTDGSENVWRWSLDVGFPQFTFLHAGDVEKIQLSPNNSHLLSLSAGEIYVWQTETGENIVRINGGSSADVLITPSSKFGVSISKHGLSHVWKLPHGAIVCNIHQYLSDAQVSAEGTFLVGLCNGDLLAASLWSGSISKRFSCVENSEHVVAFQCLLDHPNFVVVLTASGAVYTWKLSEETVCRHFQLPRRFHCQPQDFQMLPDGNYALLSIDHNSINFLDLSRVRLCSLKAEGPVIKACLDKTGCYVVYVCNPSSQEQSCACYLHSKLILTVVRLSDRERIGSVHLHKNPSALTVSKQQGVFVGYEDGSLGVFFVSDATIDKELVWDREILKSEPIKCPFDREPIRCLYQSKPNITWS
- the LOC116707814 gene encoding NACHT and WD repeat domain-containing protein 2 isoform X1 — translated: MPSKGKGRHSSYSCCGSSSVKIYLCSNPEDSVIERRALREKVFPRFREHCRSLLALDVRLIDPFESSDPNCWPDTNTRQQLIEECRKNSAGPFLLALVGHQYGPACLPTQVEVSEFQLLLQESQQAGVGTRQLERVYQRDENAIPPSYHLTPAVKSICGPLQREETEETENNMLCDEDLRTVLQTAVSLCVQSRRMSAERSQVFYRSALDSDLRFALENCPVLDIINRCMIYVHKVVNADGERGKQQRNTKLQPALKADPCEQTVLKTVPTPSELLSQLCDSFLPALLTSRQLILYTTTTECDRRHGYTTARRQAYADSLCQQVFSDLMALTDSSNIPQVRGQAHVIDAPSRERAEQEQLCCILAQFYKIILPEEEKISAYVKGMDQQRPLVVSGGPCTGKTVLIAHCAEQIKVWLPDCDPVVISCFCNLSFSTSPKHLLSSICHQIAHKYEEQSLSQLQPESWPCKNPNECSCKTNYTSISAVDPHDDCHHGKQICDSDPGFCETPDSQGLNSSVIKVDVSLSELEEHLVFILTQLPSAKHPLVLILDGLDQLENNVGAQIISSIPSPLPDAVKLIITVSSSRTGLLQAIKLHYPQQGSRSSSASDDDSEEQSGCASIQLQSEDRKQCAKLLESLLNSSGRKVTSGQQALVNQALTSCSLPLYVRLLHAHTSLWHSDSDVNESSLPDGVHSSISALLDHLEQKHGSSLMARLASYVSLSRTGLCESELVDLLSCNYDSPAECGGPISHVDVERLLMDLKNFLIKRPIADFQVLFWVSRHFKLVVTKRYLGTHGVRRKIHSEMVDYFSGRRVGRNEKPFVVSLASEPEHEQVSQPFIFPVTEDVCRVNMRKILELPHHLEQSGRLEELELELLMSLGFHQAMVQGDMLSDLVAMLKAYEGSTKFLREKWLIASTLKSSACFLQSSPLQLPEVMETNLLPYLDVFPAFEGYIRDIRQYRKKKGKGVELVLCPTPCSVLPICYVGPNIKTRTTRVAEIACTECDVVAEVMDDGSAWIWDGSICDFYKLSLIQDQQELKFAGVKSNCKFLLLSTQCSKLFVWDGANPQSLIEVKESLKPESESSQTLSKIEGFISCQEIICIWRKKESFFSVFDIGNNTSTGFHCESSVICLVASFRSFSLYCGQEDGTVSIFDLTTSRLLGTCLNSTNSAIMQIILCEEEQEIACVDRSGSVALWDVADKKQAPKLLKENFNQGKSSSILNTDYSKATSTLLVCQIHQVTLWNTFNWEMWDQFLAPQGKAFSQAVLSLDGHLFLALLDHFTIILVWRVSTGDCVLSLETNRQPLSLIKTASDIVCVSHDGCLTVWDSEMINAAGKATKMRSEVKGMAVEQTGKCFYTTDGSENVWRWSLDVGFPQFTFLHAGDVEKIQLSPNNSHLLSLSAGEIYVWQTETGENIVRINGGSSADVLITPSSKFGVSISKHGLSHVWKLPHGAIVCNIHQYLSDAQVSAEGTFLVGLCNGDLLAASLWSGSISKRFSCVENSEHVVAFQCLLDHPNFVVVLTASGAVYTWKLSEETVCRHFQLPRRFHCQPQDFQMLPDGNYALLSIDHNSINFLDLSRVRLCSLKAEGPVIKACLDKTGCYVVYVCNPSSQEQSCACYLHSKLILTVVRLSDRERIGSVHLHKNPSALTVSKQQGVFVGYEDGSLGVFFVSDATIDKELVWDREILKSEPIKCPFDREPIRCLYQSKPNITWS